The following coding sequences lie in one Erwinia amylovora genomic window:
- the panC gene encoding pantoate--beta-alanine ligase → MLMIETLPVLRREVRRWRQDGKRIALVPTMGNLHEGHLTLVDEARERADIVIVSIFVNPMQFERADDLARYPRTLQEDCEKLNRHGVDLVFSPAPADIYPQGLDDHTFVDVPGLSTLLEGASRPGHFRGVSTIVSKLFNLVQPDLACFGEKDYQQLALIRKMVADMGYDIDIIGVPTVRAKDGLALSSRNGYLTADERKIAPELSKVMQQIAARLGQGERHVAELIASGENALAEKGLRADGLAIVDADTLLPLNVDSQRAVILMAAWLGKARLIDNQQVDLTQ, encoded by the coding sequence GTGCTGATGATTGAAACCCTGCCGGTGCTACGCCGTGAAGTGCGGCGCTGGCGTCAGGATGGCAAACGTATTGCGCTGGTTCCCACTATGGGCAACCTGCACGAAGGGCATCTGACGCTGGTCGATGAAGCGCGTGAACGTGCGGATATCGTTATCGTGTCGATTTTTGTTAATCCGATGCAGTTCGAACGCGCAGACGATCTGGCCCGGTATCCGCGCACCCTGCAGGAAGACTGCGAAAAGCTGAATCGTCATGGCGTTGACCTGGTGTTCTCCCCGGCTCCTGCTGATATCTACCCTCAGGGACTGGACGACCACACCTTCGTTGATGTACCCGGCCTTTCCACCTTGTTGGAAGGGGCCAGCCGTCCCGGTCATTTCCGTGGCGTATCCACCATCGTCAGCAAGCTGTTTAATCTGGTGCAGCCGGATCTCGCCTGCTTTGGTGAAAAGGATTATCAGCAGCTGGCGCTGATCCGCAAAATGGTGGCGGATATGGGCTACGATATTGATATTATCGGCGTGCCCACCGTACGCGCCAAAGATGGCCTGGCGCTCAGTTCGCGTAACGGTTATCTGACGGCGGACGAGCGTAAAATCGCCCCTGAACTGAGTAAAGTGATGCAGCAAATCGCCGCACGGCTCGGTCAGGGGGAACGCCATGTTGCAGAGCTGATCGCCAGTGGCGAAAACGCGCTGGCTGAAAAAGGCCTGCGGGCCGATGGCCTGGCGATAGTCGATGCCGATACGCTGCTGCCACTGAACGTCGACAGCCAGCGAGCAGTGATCCTGATGGCAGCATGGCTGGGTAAAGCGCGTCTGATTGATAACCAGCAGGTTGATCTCACGCAGTAG
- the panD gene encoding aspartate 1-decarboxylase: protein MNRTMLQGKLHRVKVTQAELNYEGSCAIDQDFLDASGILQYEAIDIYNVNNGQRFSTYAIAAERGSKIISVNGAAARCACEGDLLIICSYVQMSDEQAHQWQPKVAYFEGDNQMKRVAKAVPVQVA, encoded by the coding sequence ATGAATCGTACTATGTTGCAGGGTAAACTCCACCGGGTGAAAGTTACCCAGGCGGAGCTGAATTACGAAGGTTCCTGCGCCATCGACCAGGATTTTCTCGACGCTTCCGGCATTCTGCAATATGAAGCTATCGACATCTATAACGTTAATAACGGCCAGCGTTTCTCTACCTACGCTATCGCCGCCGAACGCGGTTCAAAAATCATCTCGGTTAACGGGGCGGCAGCGCGCTGTGCCTGTGAAGGTGACCTGTTGATTATCTGTTCTTACGTACAGATGTCCGATGAGCAGGCACATCAATGGCAGCCTAAAGTGGCCTATTTCGAAGGTGACAACCAGATGAAACGCGTAGCAAAAGCGGTGCCGGTTCAGGTCGCCTAG
- a CDS encoding ABC transporter permease produces the protein MTHLYWVALKSIWCKEVDRFARIWIQTLVPPVITMTLYFIIFGNLIGSRIGEMHGFSYMQFIVPGLIMMAVITNAFANVASSFFSAKFQRNIEELLVAPVPTHVIIAGYVGGGVARGICVGILVTAISLFFVPFHVHSWLMVAVTLLLTAILFSLAGLLNAVFARTFDDISLIPTFVLTPLTYLGGVFYSLTLLPPVWQMVSKLNPVVYMISGFRYGFLGINDVPLALTLGVLLAFVLVFYVLVWFFIQRGRGLRT, from the coding sequence ATGACGCATTTGTACTGGGTGGCCCTGAAAAGTATCTGGTGTAAAGAGGTTGACCGTTTTGCACGTATCTGGATCCAGACGCTGGTGCCGCCGGTTATTACCATGACGCTCTATTTCATTATCTTTGGCAATCTGATCGGTTCACGTATCGGTGAAATGCACGGCTTCAGCTATATGCAGTTTATCGTGCCGGGCCTGATTATGATGGCGGTGATCACCAACGCTTTTGCCAACGTCGCCTCCTCATTCTTCAGCGCCAAATTCCAGCGCAATATTGAGGAACTGCTGGTGGCTCCAGTACCGACCCATGTGATCATTGCCGGCTATGTTGGCGGCGGCGTGGCGCGCGGGATCTGCGTTGGCATACTGGTGACGGCCATCTCGCTGTTCTTTGTGCCGTTCCACGTCCATTCCTGGCTGATGGTGGCGGTCACGCTGCTGCTGACGGCAATATTGTTCTCGCTGGCCGGCCTGCTGAACGCGGTGTTTGCCCGCACGTTTGATGATATCAGCCTGATCCCGACCTTCGTGTTGACGCCGCTAACCTATCTTGGCGGCGTGTTTTACTCGCTGACGCTGCTGCCACCGGTATGGCAGATGGTGTCGAAGCTCAACCCGGTCGTCTACATGATCAGCGGCTTCCGTTACGGATTTCTTGGAATAAACGATGTGCCGCTGGCGTTGACCCTCGGCGTTCTGCTGGCCTTTGTTCTGGTGTTTTATGTGCTGGTATGGTTTTTTATCCAGCGCGGACGCGGGCTGCGTACCTGA
- a CDS encoding ABC transporter ATP-binding protein — translation MTYALELEKLTKTYQGGVQALRGIDLAVEAGDFYALLGPNGAGKSTTIGIISSLVNKTAGTVRVFGYDLQKDTVNAKRQLGLVPQEFNFNQFETVLQIVVSQAGLYGVEKTVALQRAEKYLTQLDLWGKRNERSRMLSGGMKRRLMIARALMHEPKLLILDEPTAGVDIELRRSMWSFLQQLNAQGTTIILTTHYLEEAEMLCRNIGIIQHGELVENTSMKRLLAKQKSETFIFDLAVKSPLPKLEGFQYRLTDTSTLEVDVLREQGLNSVFSQLSHQGVQVLSMRNKANRLEELFVDLVNGRSGDKS, via the coding sequence ATGACTTATGCACTGGAACTTGAAAAGCTGACCAAAACCTATCAGGGCGGGGTTCAGGCGCTAAGGGGCATCGATCTCGCGGTGGAGGCCGGTGACTTCTATGCGTTGCTTGGTCCTAACGGCGCGGGTAAATCGACTACCATTGGCATTATCAGTTCACTGGTAAATAAAACCGCTGGCACAGTGCGGGTGTTCGGCTATGACCTGCAAAAGGACACGGTCAATGCCAAGCGCCAGCTGGGGCTGGTGCCGCAGGAGTTCAACTTCAACCAGTTTGAGACTGTACTGCAGATCGTCGTCAGCCAGGCTGGCCTGTACGGCGTGGAAAAGACGGTTGCGCTGCAGCGGGCAGAAAAATATCTGACGCAGCTGGATCTGTGGGGCAAACGCAACGAGCGCTCGCGGATGCTGTCGGGCGGTATGAAACGCCGGTTGATGATTGCTCGCGCCCTGATGCATGAACCGAAACTGCTGATCCTTGATGAACCGACCGCCGGGGTGGACATTGAGCTGCGCCGCTCAATGTGGAGCTTCCTGCAACAGCTTAACGCGCAGGGAACCACCATCATCTTGACGACGCACTATCTGGAAGAAGCTGAAATGCTGTGCCGCAATATCGGTATCATCCAGCACGGCGAATTAGTGGAAAACACCTCGATGAAAAGGCTGCTGGCTAAACAAAAATCGGAAACGTTCATTTTCGATCTGGCGGTGAAAAGCCCGCTGCCTAAGCTGGAAGGCTTCCAGTATCGGCTGACTGACACCTCAACGCTGGAAGTCGACGTGCTGCGCGAGCAGGGGCTGAACAGCGTATTCAGCCAGCTTAGCCACCAGGGCGTGCAGGTTTTAAGTATGCGCAACAAGGCAAACCGTCTTGAGGAGCTGTTCGTTGACCTGGTAAACGGTCGTAGTGGAGATAAATCATGA
- the can gene encoding carbonate dehydratase: protein MTDISTLISNNRQWSRLLKEEDPGFFERLSLAQKPRFLWIGCSDSRVPAERLTGLEPGELFVHRNVANLVVHTDLNCLSVVQYAVEVLEVEHIIICGHYGCGGVQAAVENPELGLIDNWLLHIRDLCYKHSALLGELPPEKRVDKLCEINVIEQVYNLGHSTIMQSAWKRGQNVNIHGWVYGIQDGYLRDLEVTATNREILEQRYRHGIANLLNDPDLNP, encoded by the coding sequence ATGACAGACATCAGTACCCTTATCAGCAACAATCGTCAGTGGTCCAGGCTGCTCAAAGAGGAAGATCCCGGTTTTTTCGAACGCCTGTCTCTGGCGCAAAAACCCCGTTTTCTCTGGATTGGCTGTTCAGACAGCCGCGTACCCGCCGAGCGGCTGACCGGGCTGGAGCCGGGCGAATTATTTGTTCACCGCAACGTGGCCAATCTGGTGGTTCACACTGATTTAAACTGCCTTTCGGTAGTGCAATACGCGGTCGAAGTTCTGGAGGTGGAGCACATCATTATCTGCGGTCACTACGGCTGCGGCGGCGTTCAGGCCGCGGTGGAAAACCCGGAACTGGGCCTGATTGACAACTGGCTGCTGCATATCCGCGATCTCTGCTACAAGCACAGCGCGCTATTAGGCGAGCTGCCGCCAGAGAAGCGCGTGGATAAGCTTTGTGAAATTAATGTGATCGAGCAAGTCTACAACCTGGGCCACTCCACCATTATGCAGTCTGCGTGGAAGCGCGGTCAGAACGTCAACATTCATGGCTGGGTGTACGGCATTCAGGATGGCTATCTGCGCGACCTGGAAGTGACGGCCACCAACCGCGAAATACTGGAACAGCGTTACCGCCACGGTATTGCCAATCTGCTTAACGATCCCGATCTCAACCCGTAA
- the hpt gene encoding hypoxanthine phosphoribosyltransferase — MKHTVEVMISEAEIASRITELGKQISEHYRNSGSEMVLVGLLRGSFMFMADLCRAIDVSHEVDFMTASSYGNGTTSNRDVKILKDLDEDIRGKDVLIVEDIIDSGNTLSKVREILSLREPKSMAICTLLDKPSRREVSVPVEYVGFAIPDEFVVGYGIDYAQRYRHLPYVGKVVLLDE; from the coding sequence ATGAAACACACTGTTGAAGTTATGATCTCCGAAGCTGAGATCGCCTCCCGTATTACCGAGCTGGGCAAGCAAATCAGCGAACATTACCGCAACAGCGGCAGTGAAATGGTGCTGGTTGGCCTGCTACGCGGCTCATTTATGTTTATGGCGGATCTTTGCCGCGCCATTGATGTTTCTCACGAAGTCGATTTTATGACTGCGTCAAGCTACGGCAATGGCACCACCAGCAACCGCGATGTGAAAATCCTCAAAGATTTAGATGAAGATATTCGCGGTAAGGATGTGCTGATCGTTGAGGATATAATTGATTCAGGTAATACGCTGAGCAAAGTGCGTGAGATCCTTAGCCTGCGCGAACCAAAATCAATGGCGATTTGTACCCTGCTGGATAAACCGTCAAGGCGCGAAGTGTCTGTGCCGGTGGAGTATGTAGGCTTTGCCATCCCTGACGAATTCGTGGTCGGATACGGGATTGATTACGCCCAGCGCTATCGTCATTTGCCGTACGTCGGCAAAGTGGTGTTGCTGGACGAATAA
- a CDS encoding cystathionine gamma-synthase family protein, producing MPSSHSKKTHIGQRELQPETQMLNYGYDPALSEGAVKPPVFLTSTFIFNSAEEGRDFFDYVSGRREPPAGEGNGLVYSRFNHPNSEIVEDRLAIYERSESAALFSSGMSAIATTLLTFVRPGDAILHSQPLYGGSETLLSKTFGNLGVAAIGFADGIDEALVQAAADKALAQGRVSAILIESPANPTNSLVDIALIKRVADRIEQQQQHRPVIACDNTLLGPVFSRPLEHGADISLYSLTKYVGGHSDLIAGAAMGNRALIRQVKALRSAIGTQLDAHSSWMIGRSLETLALRMDRANDNAAAVAEFLRSHSLVEQIHYLPFIDPHSAAGKVYSDQCSGAGSTFSFDIRGGQDAAFRFLNGLQLFKLAVSLGGTESLASHPASTTHSGVDLAVRERMGIKASTLRLSIGIENKDDLIEDLRLSLDR from the coding sequence ATGCCTTCTTCACATTCTAAAAAAACCCATATTGGCCAGCGCGAGCTTCAGCCTGAAACCCAGATGCTGAACTACGGTTATGACCCGGCGTTATCCGAAGGCGCGGTAAAACCGCCGGTCTTTCTGACTTCAACCTTTATCTTCAACAGTGCCGAAGAGGGGCGCGATTTCTTTGACTATGTTTCCGGACGCCGTGAACCACCTGCGGGAGAGGGCAACGGGCTGGTTTATTCGCGCTTTAATCATCCCAACAGCGAAATCGTTGAGGACCGACTGGCCATCTATGAACGCAGTGAAAGCGCGGCGCTGTTCTCATCCGGCATGTCTGCCATCGCTACTACGTTACTGACTTTCGTCCGGCCCGGTGACGCCATCCTGCATTCGCAGCCGTTGTACGGTGGCAGCGAGACATTGCTCAGTAAAACCTTCGGCAATCTCGGCGTTGCCGCCATCGGCTTTGCTGACGGAATCGATGAAGCATTGGTGCAGGCTGCGGCAGATAAAGCGCTGGCGCAAGGGCGCGTATCGGCGATCCTGATTGAGTCTCCGGCCAATCCGACCAACAGCCTGGTGGATATCGCCTTAATCAAGCGTGTGGCCGATCGGATTGAACAGCAGCAGCAGCACCGCCCGGTGATCGCCTGCGATAATACCCTGCTCGGCCCGGTATTCTCCCGCCCGCTGGAACACGGTGCGGATATCTCGCTTTACTCGCTGACAAAATATGTGGGCGGTCACTCCGATCTGATTGCCGGAGCGGCGATGGGCAATCGGGCGTTGATCCGCCAGGTAAAGGCACTGCGCAGCGCCATCGGTACCCAGCTTGATGCGCATTCAAGCTGGATGATTGGCCGCTCGCTGGAAACCCTGGCACTGCGCATGGATCGCGCTAACGACAACGCTGCTGCGGTGGCAGAATTTTTGCGCAGCCATTCTCTGGTCGAGCAAATCCATTATCTGCCGTTCATTGATCCGCACTCTGCGGCCGGTAAAGTCTATAGCGACCAGTGCAGCGGTGCCGGATCGACGTTCTCTTTTGATATTCGCGGCGGTCAGGATGCGGCATTCCGCTTTCTCAACGGCCTGCAGCTGTTTAAGCTGGCCGTCAGCCTGGGTGGCACCGAGTCCCTTGCCAGCCATCCCGCCAGCACTACCCATTCGGGAGTAGATCTGGCCGTGCGGGAACGAATGGGTATTAAAGCCTCTACCCTTCGTTTGTCGATTGGCATTGAGAATAAAGATGATTTAATCGAGGATCTGCGGCTGTCGCTGGATAGGTAA
- a CDS encoding helix-turn-helix domain-containing protein: MDIYAQGLSSRKKVVLVTDDRYFYLGIKSASLRNLAITALGFDRFMNESVSADALIVIDMLSWAFFKSSNETSFYEKMIKNKKPEDVVMLTSNIFQEVITDMLYPGLCKVDRKLTLSFFSELSASKIKKNSARWCPAFAKKRGLTNREMNIILELFRGGKEDEISMQLNICQKTVSAHKLSALSKVGCKNISHFFLLGRPFYRDLKFLLSPRRNSLSGKRLSVSQ; this comes from the coding sequence ATGGATATTTATGCTCAAGGATTGTCTTCGCGAAAAAAGGTTGTTTTAGTGACGGACGATCGCTATTTTTATTTAGGCATTAAGTCTGCAAGTCTGAGGAATTTGGCTATCACAGCTCTGGGGTTTGACAGGTTCATGAATGAAAGCGTGAGTGCCGACGCACTGATAGTTATAGATATGCTCTCCTGGGCTTTTTTCAAATCAAGCAATGAAACTTCTTTTTATGAAAAAATGATAAAAAATAAAAAACCTGAAGATGTGGTTATGCTGACCTCAAATATCTTCCAGGAGGTCATTACAGACATGCTTTATCCTGGGTTATGCAAAGTTGACAGAAAGTTAACTTTATCATTTTTCTCAGAATTATCTGCCAGTAAAATCAAAAAAAATTCTGCCAGGTGGTGTCCTGCTTTTGCAAAGAAACGCGGCCTGACGAACAGGGAGATGAATATTATTCTCGAACTTTTCAGAGGCGGTAAAGAAGATGAAATTAGTATGCAGCTAAACATTTGTCAAAAAACGGTCAGTGCTCATAAATTATCAGCCCTGTCTAAAGTAGGCTGCAAGAATATTTCTCATTTCTTTCTGCTTGGCAGGCCATTTTACAGAGATCTCAAATTCTTGTTAAGCCCACGAAGGAATAGTCTTTCCGGAAAGAGGTTATCAGTGTCTCAATAA
- the cueO gene encoding multicopper oxidase CueO, translating to MQRRDFIKLSAALGAAGALPVWSRALMAAEQRPLLPIPTLLIPDARSEISLTAQAINSSWRGKRVPGWGYHANLPGPAIQLERGKEVNITLYNRLPEATTVHWHGLEVPGNVDGGPQARIEPNHSRRVTFTPDQPAATCWFHPHLHGRTGFQVAQGLAGLVLITDPESGKLLLPKQWGIDDIPVILQDKRLSADGSRIDYKLDIMSAAVGWFGDTMLTNGAIYPQHGVPRGWLRLRLLNGCNARSLNLTTSDKRPMYVIASDGGLLAEAVQVSELPMMPGERYEVLVDTADGKAFDLQTLPVRQMGMTLEPFNQPLPVLSLVPLQVQASGTLPDKLVDLPAMPSSQGLNTRWLQLTMDAELDKRGMQALMDRYGHAAMAGISMDAHGGGKKAGANHQQMSSIDHREITGMNHGSSAQQQKYDFHNGNQINGMAFNMDKPSYEVKRGVYEKWTISGEGDEMLHPFHIHGTQFRILSENGKPPAAHRSGWKDTVRVEGWRSEVLVRFNHQADRAHAYMAHCHLLEHEDSGMMLGFTVA from the coding sequence ATGCAACGTCGCGATTTTATCAAACTCTCCGCCGCGTTGGGCGCAGCGGGCGCTCTGCCAGTATGGAGCCGCGCTTTGATGGCGGCAGAGCAGCGCCCGCTATTGCCAATCCCCACCTTACTTATCCCCGATGCGCGCAGTGAAATCAGCCTGACGGCCCAGGCCATCAACAGCAGCTGGCGCGGCAAACGCGTGCCCGGCTGGGGATATCACGCAAACCTGCCTGGCCCTGCCATCCAGCTGGAGCGCGGTAAGGAAGTCAATATAACGCTGTACAACCGCCTGCCTGAAGCCACCACGGTGCACTGGCACGGCCTGGAAGTGCCGGGCAACGTCGACGGCGGGCCGCAGGCGCGCATTGAGCCAAATCACAGCCGTCGCGTGACTTTTACCCCCGATCAGCCAGCGGCAACCTGCTGGTTCCATCCGCACCTGCATGGTCGCACCGGTTTTCAGGTGGCACAGGGGCTGGCCGGACTGGTACTGATCACTGACCCGGAAAGCGGCAAGCTGCTGCTGCCAAAACAGTGGGGTATCGACGATATTCCGGTCATCCTGCAGGACAAGCGCCTGAGCGCCGACGGCAGCCGCATTGATTATAAGCTGGATATCATGAGCGCGGCGGTAGGCTGGTTTGGCGATACGATGTTGACTAACGGGGCAATCTACCCGCAGCACGGGGTGCCGCGCGGCTGGCTACGGCTGCGTTTGTTGAACGGCTGCAATGCGCGCTCGCTTAACCTGACGACCAGCGATAAACGTCCGATGTATGTGATTGCCAGCGACGGCGGGCTGCTGGCAGAAGCGGTGCAGGTCAGCGAGCTGCCGATGATGCCTGGTGAACGCTATGAAGTGCTGGTAGATACGGCTGACGGCAAAGCGTTTGACCTGCAAACCCTGCCGGTGCGGCAAATGGGCATGACGCTGGAACCGTTCAACCAGCCGCTGCCGGTGCTGTCACTTGTGCCGTTACAGGTGCAGGCCAGCGGCACGCTGCCGGATAAGCTGGTCGATCTGCCCGCAATGCCATCGTCACAGGGGCTTAACACCCGTTGGCTACAGCTGACGATGGACGCGGAACTGGATAAGCGCGGTATGCAGGCGCTAATGGATAGATATGGTCATGCGGCGATGGCAGGCATAAGCATGGATGCGCACGGCGGGGGTAAAAAGGCTGGTGCGAACCACCAGCAAATGTCTTCGATCGATCACCGGGAGATAACCGGGATGAATCACGGCAGTTCCGCTCAGCAACAAAAGTATGATTTCCATAATGGCAATCAGATCAACGGCATGGCGTTTAATATGGATAAACCGTCGTATGAGGTTAAGCGGGGCGTTTATGAGAAGTGGACGATCTCAGGCGAAGGCGATGAGATGCTGCATCCGTTCCATATTCACGGTACCCAGTTCCGCATCCTGTCGGAGAACGGCAAACCTCCTGCCGCGCATCGTAGCGGCTGGAAGGATACGGTACGTGTTGAAGGCTGGCGCAGCGAGGTGCTGGTGCGCTTTAACCACCAGGCAGACAGGGCACATGCCTATATGGCGCACTGCCATCTGCTGGAACATGAAGATAGCGGTATGATGCTTGGTTTTACCGTGGCGTAA